A section of the Apodemus sylvaticus chromosome 10, mApoSyl1.1, whole genome shotgun sequence genome encodes:
- the Rab34 gene encoding ras-related protein Rab-34, which yields MNILAPVRRDRVLAELPQCLRKEAALHVRKDFHPRVTCACQEHRTGTVGFKISKVIVVGDLSVGKTCLINRFCKDTFDKNYKATIGVDFEMERFEVLGVPFSLQLWDTAGQERFKCIASTYYRGAQAIIIVFNLNDVASLEHTKQWLSDALKENDPSNVLLFLVGSKKDLSTPAQYSLMEKDAVKVAQEIKAEYWAVSSLTGENVREFFFRVAALTFEANVLAELEKSGARHIGDVVRINSDDKNLYLTASKKKATCCP from the exons ATGAACATTCTGGCGCCCGTGCGGAGGGACCGCGTCCTGGCGGAGCTGCCCCAG TGCCTGAGGAAGGAGGCCGCTTTGCACGTGCGCAAAGATTTCCACCCCCGCGTCACTTGCGCCTGCCAGGAGCACCGGACAGGGACCGTGGG ATTTAAGATATCCAAGGTCATCGTTGTGGGGGACCTATCTGTGGGGAAGACCTGTCTCATTAATAG GTTTTGCAAAGACACTTTCGATAAGAATTACAAGGCTACCATCGGAGTGGATTTTGAGATGGAGCGATTTGAAGTCTTGGGTGTCCCCTTCAGTCTCCAACT TTGGGACACGGCTGGTCAGGAGAGGTTTAAGTGCATCGCTTCCACCTACTACCGAGGAGCTCAAG CCATCATCATTGTCTTCAACCTGAATGATGTGGCATCCCTGGAACACACCAA GCAGTGGCTCTCTGACGCTCTCAAGGAGAATGACCCTTCCAACGTGCTTCTCTTCCTCGTGGGTTCCAAGAAGGACCTGAGT ACTCCTGCTCAGTATTCCCTAATGGAGAAGGATGCCGTCAAGGTGGCCCAAGAGATTAAGGCTGAGTATTGGGCAGTGTCCTCCCTCACTG GTGAGAATGTCCGGGAATTCTTCTTCCGCGTGGCAGCGCTAACCTTTGAGGCCAATGTCCTGGCTGAGCTGGAGAAATCAGGGGCTCGGCACATTGGGGATGTTGTTC GCATCAACAGCGATGACAAAAACTTGTACCTAACTGCCAGCAAGAAAAAGGCCACATGTTGTCCCTGA
- the Rpl23a gene encoding 60S ribosomal protein L23a yields the protein MAPKAKKEAPAPPKAEAKAKALKAKKAVLKGVHSHKKKKIRTSPTFRRPKTLRLRRQPKYPRKSAPRRNKLDHYAIIKFPLTTESAMKKIEDNNTLVFIVDVKANKHQIKQAVKKLYDIDVAKVNTLIRPDGEKKAYVRLAPDYDALDVANKIGII from the exons ATGGCGCCGAAAGCGAAGAAGGAAG CTCCTGCCCCTCCCAAAGCCGAAGCCAAAGCGAAGGCCTTGAAAGCTAAGAAAGCAGTGTTAAAAGGCGTCCACAGCCACAAAAAGAAGAAGATCCGAACGTCACCCACCTTCCGGCGGCCCAAGACCCTGCGGCTCCGGAGGCAGCCAAAATACCCCCGAAAGAGTGCGCCCAGGAGAAACAA GCTTGACCACTATGCTATCATCAAATTCCCCCTGACCACCGAGTCAGCCATGAAGAAGATAGAGGACAACAACACGCTTGTGTTCATTGTGGATGTCAAGGCCAACAAGCACCAGATCAAACAGGCCGTGAAGAAACTCTATGACATTGACGTGGCCAAAGTCAACACCCTAATAAG GCCTGACGGAGAGAAGAAGGCGTATGTTCGCTTGGCTCCTGATTATGATGCTCTAGATGTTGCCAACAAG attggGATCATCTAA
- the Tlcd1 gene encoding TLC domain-containing protein 1 isoform X3 has product MLVEIETAWSVSGYLLVCFSAGYFIHDTVDIVVSRQTRASWEYLVHHVMAMGAFFSGIFWKRFVGGGVLTLLVEVSNIFLTLRMMMKINNAQDLLLYKVNKYVNLVMYFLFRLAPQAYLTKFFLQYAGQRTLGTFLLAILLMLDVMILIYFSRLLRSDFCPERAPSRQQKDKFLTE; this is encoded by the exons ATGCTGGTGGAGATTGAAACGGCATGGTCGGTCTCTGGctatttgcttgtttgcttctCTGCAG GATACTTTATCCATGACACAGTGGACATCGTGGTTAGCAGGCAGACTCGAGCTTCTTGGGAATACCTTGTTCATCATGTCATG GCTATGGGCGCCTTCTTCTCCGGTATCTTTTGGAAAAGATTTGTTGGTGGTGGCGTCTTAACACTACTGGTGGAGGTCAGCAACATCTTCCTCACCTTaaggatgatgatgaagataaACAATGCCCAGGATCTCCTCCTCTACAAGGTCAACAAGTATGTCAACTTGGTCATGTACTTCCTCTTCCGGCTGGCCCCCCAGGCCTACCTCACCAAGTTCTTCCTACAGTATGCGGGCCAGAGGACCCTGGGGACATTCTTGTTGGCCATCCTCCTCATGCTGGACGTGATGATCCTCATCTACTTTTCTCGCCTCCTCCGCTCTGACTTCTGCCCTGAACGTGCACCCAGCCGCCAACAAAAAGACAAATTCTTGACTGAGTGA
- the Tlcd1 gene encoding TLC domain-containing protein 1 isoform X1 produces the protein MPLLLHPAWPLLLGATLTFRALRRVLCRLPLPAHVQTDPLRTWRWHNLLVSFTHSIVSGIWALLCIWQTPEMLVEIETAWSVSGYLLVCFSAGYFIHDTVDIVVSRQTRASWEYLVHHVMAMGAFFSGIFWKRFVGGGVLTLLVEVSNIFLTLRMMMKINNAQDLLLYKVNKYVNLVMYFLFRLAPQAYLTKFFLQYAGQRTLGTFLLAILLMLDVMILIYFSRLLRSDFCPERAPSRQQKDKFLTE, from the exons ATGCCCCTACTGTTGCACCCCGCCTGGCCGCTGCTCCTGGGCGCCACGCTGACCTTCCGGGCACTCCGGCGCGTGCTCTGTCGCCTGCCCCTGCCTGCACACGTGCAAACCGACCCCCTGCGCACCTGGCGTTGGCACAATCTACTCGTCTCCTTCACCCACTCCATTGTATCGGGAATCTGGGCACTGCTGTG CATATGGCAAACCCCTGAAATGCTGGTGGAGATTGAAACGGCATGGTCGGTCTCTGGctatttgcttgtttgcttctCTGCAG GATACTTTATCCATGACACAGTGGACATCGTGGTTAGCAGGCAGACTCGAGCTTCTTGGGAATACCTTGTTCATCATGTCATG GCTATGGGCGCCTTCTTCTCCGGTATCTTTTGGAAAAGATTTGTTGGTGGTGGCGTCTTAACACTACTGGTGGAGGTCAGCAACATCTTCCTCACCTTaaggatgatgatgaagataaACAATGCCCAGGATCTCCTCCTCTACAAGGTCAACAAGTATGTCAACTTGGTCATGTACTTCCTCTTCCGGCTGGCCCCCCAGGCCTACCTCACCAAGTTCTTCCTACAGTATGCGGGCCAGAGGACCCTGGGGACATTCTTGTTGGCCATCCTCCTCATGCTGGACGTGATGATCCTCATCTACTTTTCTCGCCTCCTCCGCTCTGACTTCTGCCCTGAACGTGCACCCAGCCGCCAACAAAAAGACAAATTCTTGACTGAGTGA
- the Tlcd1 gene encoding TLC domain-containing protein 1 isoform X2, with product MPLLLHPAWPLLLGATLTFRALRRVLCRLPLPAHVQTDPLRTWRWHNLLVSFTHSIVSGIWALLCIWQTPEMLVEIETAWSVSGYLLVCFSAGYFIHDTVDIVVSRQTRASWEYLVHHVMAMGAFFSGIFWKRFVGGGVLTLLVEVSNIFLTLRMMMKINNAQDLLLYKVNNMRARGPWGHSCWPSSSCWT from the exons ATGCCCCTACTGTTGCACCCCGCCTGGCCGCTGCTCCTGGGCGCCACGCTGACCTTCCGGGCACTCCGGCGCGTGCTCTGTCGCCTGCCCCTGCCTGCACACGTGCAAACCGACCCCCTGCGCACCTGGCGTTGGCACAATCTACTCGTCTCCTTCACCCACTCCATTGTATCGGGAATCTGGGCACTGCTGTG CATATGGCAAACCCCTGAAATGCTGGTGGAGATTGAAACGGCATGGTCGGTCTCTGGctatttgcttgtttgcttctCTGCAG GATACTTTATCCATGACACAGTGGACATCGTGGTTAGCAGGCAGACTCGAGCTTCTTGGGAATACCTTGTTCATCATGTCATG GCTATGGGCGCCTTCTTCTCCGGTATCTTTTGGAAAAGATTTGTTGGTGGTGGCGTCTTAACACTACTGGTGGAGGTCAGCAACATCTTCCTCACCTTaaggatgatgatgaagataaACAATGCCCAGGATCTCCTCCTCTACAAGGTCAACAA TATGCGGGCCAGAGGACCCTGGGGACATTCTTGTTGGCCATCCTCCTCATGCTGGACGTGA